The proteins below are encoded in one region of Helianthus annuus cultivar XRQ/B chromosome 2, HanXRQr2.0-SUNRISE, whole genome shotgun sequence:
- the LOC118484150 gene encoding uncharacterized protein LOC118484150, whose product MAQHYKYRLNSSTENRTETTHLSLSFTPCLDRILTALRRSSAAALPEPPEKPTPPGNLLALVYNSLGQTLALILYQETQRNLRLISTRLKKQARMALDTHFSN is encoded by the exons ATGGCT CAACACTATAAATACCGGCTCAATTCCTCCACTGAAAACCGCACCGAAACCACCCACCTTTCTCTATCTTTCACCCCCTGTTTAGACCGGATACTCACCGCCCTTCGCCGGAGTTCCGCCGCTGCCTTGCCGGAACCACCAGAGAAGCCGACGCCGCCG GGTAATCTCCTTGCGCTCGTTTACAATTCTCTTGGACAAACTCTTGCTCTTATTCTTtaccaagaaacgcaacgcaatctaag GTTGATTAGTACAAGactcaagaaacaagctaggatggctttagatacccattttagcaattaa